A DNA window from Thermosynechococcaceae cyanobacterium Okahandja contains the following coding sequences:
- a CDS encoding M15 family metallopeptidase: MPAKPYSHIPIHECGEPLAPIPKGFVRLMPHPYEQVGAPYGAASPFWLRVGVIAALEQAQAQLAAHGWQLAIFDAYRPVAVQQFMVDYTFEQLCRQQGLEPQQIPASLADQLWEQVYLFWAVPNLDPQQPPPHSTGAAVDLTLVDGAGNLLDMGGEIDELSERSYPDFYDRHPHLANAAAVAMRRQILYEAMRAAGFQRHPNEWWHFSLGDQLWAWQTQPQTGQLDIVARYGRADLL; the protein is encoded by the coding sequence ATGCCAGCCAAGCCCTACAGCCACATTCCCATCCACGAGTGCGGTGAACCCCTTGCCCCCATTCCCAAGGGGTTTGTCCGTTTAATGCCCCATCCCTACGAACAGGTGGGTGCCCCCTACGGTGCAGCTTCGCCCTTTTGGCTACGGGTAGGGGTCATTGCCGCCCTTGAGCAGGCGCAAGCCCAGCTAGCAGCCCACGGTTGGCAATTAGCTATTTTTGATGCCTACCGCCCCGTTGCCGTGCAGCAGTTTATGGTGGACTACACCTTTGAGCAATTGTGTCGCCAACAGGGTCTTGAGCCGCAACAGATTCCTGCCTCCCTTGCCGATCAGTTATGGGAGCAGGTCTATTTGTTTTGGGCCGTCCCCAATTTGGACCCGCAGCAGCCGCCCCCCCACAGCACGGGGGCAGCAGTCGATCTCACCCTTGTGGATGGGGCAGGAAACCTCTTAGATATGGGCGGGGAGATTGATGAGCTATCGGAGCGTTCCTACCCCGACTTTTACGATCGTCACCCGCACCTTGCCAATGCCGCCGCCGTTGCCATGCGCCGCCAAATTCTCTACGAAGCCATGCGCGCTGCTGGCTTTCAACGCCACCCCAACGAGTGGTGGCACTTTTCCCTTGGGGATCAGTTATGGGCTTGGCAAACCCAGCCGCAAACCGGACAATTAGACATCGTGGCTCGCTACGGTCGCGCCGACCTGCTCTAA
- the psb27 gene encoding photosystem II protein Psb27 translates to MKRFWAAVCAIVLSFSLLLTSCANVPAGLTGNFRQDTLTLIGSLREAIALPDTDPNKKAAQADARKKLNDFFALYRRDESLRSLASFTTMQTALNSLAGHYSSYPNRPLPEKLKARLEQEFKQVELALEREANS, encoded by the coding sequence ATGAAGCGTTTTTGGGCAGCGGTTTGCGCCATTGTTCTCAGTTTTTCTCTCTTGCTCACCAGTTGTGCGAACGTGCCCGCAGGCTTGACGGGTAACTTTCGTCAGGATACGTTGACGTTGATTGGCAGTCTGCGCGAGGCGATCGCCCTACCGGACACTGACCCCAACAAAAAAGCCGCCCAAGCGGATGCCCGCAAAAAACTGAACGACTTCTTTGCCTTGTATCGTCGGGATGAGTCCCTGCGCTCCTTAGCCTCCTTCACCACCATGCAAACGGCGCTCAACTCCCTTGCGGGGCACTATAGCTCTTATCCTAACCGTCCCCTGCCTGAAAAATTAAAGGCTCGCCTAGAGCAGGAATTCAAGCAGGTGGAGTTGGCCCTAGAGCGGGAAGCCAATAGCTAG